In Sphingomonas psychrotolerans, the following proteins share a genomic window:
- the nuoN gene encoding NADH-quinone oxidoreductase subunit NuoN: MDYSTQLLMSLPELVLAVGAIVLMLVAAWGGQASTRLVSWTSVAVLIGAGIALAGPASAGGEAFGGLYRADMFAAFAKVLIFAAAAVSIIIAPRFFQRTSGDDLRPEYPVLILLSTAGMGMMVSAGDLLTLYVGLELQSLSAYVLASFMRRDTRSAEAGLKYFVLGALASGILLYGISLVYGFSGTTLFDGIAMAYSGERSIGLLFGLVFVFAGLAFKMSAVPFHMWTPDVYEGAPTPVTAFFASAPKVAAIALAVRVAVEAMGPALHDWRQIVIFAALASILLGAVAAIGQSNIKRLLAYSSINNVGFALVGLAAGTERGVAGVLVYMTIYVVMTLGSFLVVLQMRGPDGEPVESIASLSGMSRTRPGLALALAIFMFSLAGIPPLFGFYAKFAVFEAAVAAGLFPLAVVGIAASTIGAYYYLKIVKTMYFDDPAPTFEGRTDPVEGGLIVLSALFVSPLGYALIPVLGAWTTLAAKALF, encoded by the coding sequence ATGGATTATTCGACGCAATTGCTGATGAGCCTGCCCGAACTGGTGCTGGCGGTCGGCGCGATCGTGCTGATGCTCGTCGCTGCATGGGGTGGCCAAGCTTCGACCAGATTGGTCAGCTGGACTTCGGTCGCCGTGCTGATCGGCGCGGGCATCGCGCTGGCAGGCCCGGCATCGGCCGGCGGCGAGGCGTTCGGCGGACTCTACCGCGCCGACATGTTCGCAGCGTTCGCCAAGGTGTTGATCTTCGCCGCCGCGGCGGTCTCGATCATCATCGCGCCGCGCTTCTTCCAGCGCACGTCGGGTGACGATCTGCGCCCTGAATATCCGGTGCTGATCCTGCTCTCGACTGCGGGCATGGGGATGATGGTCTCCGCCGGCGATCTGCTGACGCTCTATGTCGGGCTCGAGCTGCAGAGCCTCTCGGCCTATGTGCTCGCGAGCTTCATGCGCCGCGACACGCGCTCGGCCGAAGCGGGGCTGAAGTATTTCGTACTCGGCGCGTTGGCATCGGGCATCCTGCTCTACGGCATCAGCCTGGTGTACGGCTTCTCGGGCACGACGTTGTTCGACGGTATCGCCATGGCCTATAGCGGCGAGCGCTCGATCGGGCTGCTGTTCGGGCTGGTGTTCGTGTTCGCCGGTCTCGCTTTCAAGATGAGCGCAGTGCCGTTCCACATGTGGACGCCCGACGTCTATGAAGGCGCGCCGACCCCGGTGACTGCCTTCTTCGCCTCGGCGCCCAAAGTCGCGGCGATCGCACTGGCGGTGCGGGTCGCCGTCGAAGCGATGGGTCCGGCGCTGCACGATTGGCGTCAGATCGTGATCTTCGCGGCGCTCGCCTCGATCCTGCTCGGCGCTGTCGCGGCGATCGGGCAGAGCAATATCAAGCGGCTGCTGGCTTATTCGTCGATCAACAATGTCGGCTTTGCGCTGGTCGGTCTGGCGGCGGGCACCGAGCGCGGCGTGGCCGGCGTGCTTGTCTATATGACGATCTACGTCGTGATGACGCTCGGCTCGTTCCTCGTCGTGCTGCAGATGCGCGGCCCCGATGGCGAGCCGGTGGAGAGCATCGCCAGCCTGTCAGGCATGTCGCGGACGCGGCCGGGGCTCGCGCTGGCGCTGGCGATTTTCATGTTCAGCCTCGCGGGCATTCCGCCGCTGTTCGGCTTCTATGCCAAGTTCGCGGTGTTCGAGGCGGCGGTCGCGGCAGGGCTGTTCCCGCTGGCGGTGGTCGGCATCGCGGCTTCGACGATCGGGGCCTATTATTACCTCAAGATCGTCAAAACGATGTATTTCGACGATCCGGCGCCAACGTTCGAGGGACGCACCGATCCGGTCGAGGGCGGGTTGATCGTGCTCTCCGCGCTGTTCGTGTCGCCGCTCGGCTATGCGCTGATCCCGGTGCTCGGCGCGTGGACGACGCTCGCGGCAAAGGCGCTGTTCTGA
- a CDS encoding biotin--[acetyl-CoA-carboxylase] ligase, giving the protein MLELARSGAAEGLWLRAERQTGGRGRQGRAWASPEGNLFVSTVVRVRPGEPPAATLALVAAVALEETVSTFLRLGGVVIKWPNDLLLDGAKLSGILLERADDAVVIGFGVNLAHYPTDLDRPATSLAAHGAAPDPGIFAETLAESFARWLSRWRDGIAPVRDRWLARAHPIDTALTARLADGSAVDGLFGGLDAQGALILRLADGTTRVIHAGDVFLL; this is encoded by the coding sequence ATGCTGGAGCTCGCACGCAGCGGCGCGGCCGAAGGGTTGTGGCTTCGCGCCGAGCGACAGACCGGGGGCAGGGGGCGACAGGGCAGGGCCTGGGCCTCGCCCGAGGGGAATCTCTTCGTCTCGACTGTGGTGCGGGTTCGGCCCGGCGAGCCGCCCGCGGCCACGCTGGCGCTGGTGGCGGCCGTAGCGCTTGAGGAAACGGTATCCACTTTTCTTCGCCTGGGTGGCGTGGTTATCAAATGGCCGAACGATCTGCTGCTCGACGGAGCCAAGCTCTCCGGCATCCTGCTGGAGCGCGCCGATGACGCGGTGGTGATCGGCTTCGGCGTCAATCTCGCGCATTACCCCACCGACCTTGATCGGCCCGCCACCAGCCTCGCCGCGCATGGCGCCGCCCCCGATCCCGGCATCTTCGCCGAAACGCTTGCCGAGAGCTTCGCGCGCTGGCTGTCACGCTGGCGTGACGGGATCGCACCGGTCCGTGATCGCTGGCTGGCGCGGGCGCATCCGATCGATACCGCGCTGACCGCTCGCCTCGCCGACGGAAGCGCGGTCGACGGGCTGTTTGGCGGACTCGACGCGCAGGGCGCGCTCATCCTGCGCTTGGCCGACGGCACCACCCGTGTCATTCACGCGGGCGACGTGTTCCTGCTCTGA
- a CDS encoding type III pantothenate kinase — MLLAVDAGNTNVVFALVEDGEIRARWRIATDPRRTADEYAVWLSQLLSLEGYDRSAVTAVIVGTVVPRALHNLQVLAGKYFKAEAVIAGQGGAEWGFQLDVEEPGSLGADRALNMIAAHARHEGDLIVIDFGTATTFELVDYSGAYKGGIIAPGINLSLDALVTAAAKLPRIAISAPESGSVIGRNTVDQMHIGIYWGYIAMIEGLVARLKAEVGRPLKVIATGGLAVLFEKHTTVFDTIEPDLTIQGLAMLWQRSQQGN, encoded by the coding sequence ATGCTGCTCGCCGTGGATGCCGGCAACACCAATGTCGTTTTCGCCCTCGTCGAGGATGGCGAGATCCGCGCGCGCTGGCGGATCGCCACCGATCCGCGGCGGACGGCCGACGAATATGCGGTGTGGCTGAGCCAATTGCTCAGCCTCGAGGGCTATGACCGCTCGGCAGTGACCGCAGTGATCGTCGGCACCGTCGTGCCCCGTGCGCTCCACAACCTCCAGGTGCTCGCCGGCAAATATTTCAAGGCCGAGGCGGTGATCGCCGGGCAGGGCGGGGCCGAATGGGGCTTTCAGCTCGACGTCGAGGAGCCAGGCAGCCTCGGCGCCGACCGCGCGCTCAACATGATCGCAGCGCATGCCCGGCACGAAGGCGATCTGATCGTCATCGATTTCGGCACCGCGACCACGTTCGAGCTGGTCGATTATAGCGGCGCCTACAAAGGCGGAATCATCGCGCCGGGAATCAATCTGTCGCTCGACGCATTGGTTACCGCCGCGGCCAAGCTTCCTCGCATCGCCATCTCGGCGCCCGAGAGTGGCAGCGTGATCGGGCGCAATACGGTCGACCAGATGCACATCGGCATCTATTGGGGCTATATCGCGATGATCGAGGGTCTCGTCGCCCGGCTCAAGGCCGAGGTCGGACGCCCGCTCAAGGTCATCGCCACCGGCGGACTGGCGGTGCTATTCGAAAAGCACACGACGGTCTTCGATACGATTGAACCCGACCTCACCATCCAGGGGTTGGCCATGCTGTGGCAACGCAGCCAGCAAGGAAATTAA
- a CDS encoding ribonuclease J, producing MTPGNELLFLALGGSGEIGMNVNLYGTQGKWLMVDCGITFGDANYPGVDVILPDLQFIEERLDDLLGIVLTHGHEDHIGALPYFAADLGVPLYATPFTAGLIYGKLEEEGITDKVELNIVKEDGPFTVGPFTMTYTPLAHSIPEGNAILIETPYGKVFHTGDWKLDESPALGGASTAAELTAIGDQGVLALVCDSTNVFNPEASGSEIDVRKGLDEVVAAIKGRVLVTTFASNAARLQTLGEVAEDTGRQLCVAGRSLDRIIRVAKATGYLRDFPETIDFDTAMRLPPNQVMIVATGGQGEPRAALNRIAEDTHTLKLHAGDTVVFSSRQIPGNEIAIGKIMNTLAGKGVEIITDRQAFVHVSGHPGRPELAEMYRWIRPEIILPVHGEVRHMHEQARFAKEQGIRQAITQVNGDIWRLAPGKPRQVGQAHAGRLVLDGDVILPADGTTINERRRIALYGQISVAVAIQGGRLKGAPQIRVQGVPVEEDRDAFLEDAAGAAAEAVKKDGRDVEKLRESLRLAVRRAAVRFTGKKPVVDVLIVEL from the coding sequence GTGACTCCAGGCAACGAACTCCTCTTCCTCGCGCTTGGCGGCTCGGGCGAGATCGGCATGAACGTCAATCTCTATGGCACCCAGGGCAAGTGGCTGATGGTCGATTGCGGCATCACCTTCGGGGACGCCAATTATCCCGGGGTCGACGTGATCCTGCCCGACCTCCAGTTCATCGAGGAGCGGCTCGACGATCTGCTCGGCATCGTGCTGACGCACGGCCATGAGGACCATATCGGTGCGCTGCCCTATTTCGCGGCCGACCTCGGCGTGCCGCTGTACGCGACTCCGTTCACTGCGGGCCTGATCTACGGCAAGCTCGAAGAAGAGGGCATCACCGACAAGGTCGAGCTCAACATCGTCAAGGAGGATGGCCCGTTCACTGTCGGGCCGTTCACGATGACCTATACCCCGCTCGCCCACTCGATCCCAGAGGGCAATGCGATCCTGATCGAGACGCCCTATGGCAAGGTGTTCCACACCGGCGACTGGAAGCTCGACGAATCGCCTGCCTTGGGCGGCGCCTCGACCGCGGCGGAGCTGACCGCGATCGGCGATCAGGGCGTGCTCGCGCTCGTGTGCGACTCGACCAACGTGTTCAACCCCGAGGCATCGGGCTCGGAGATCGACGTTCGCAAGGGGCTCGACGAAGTCGTCGCGGCGATCAAGGGCCGGGTGCTGGTCACCACTTTTGCCTCGAACGCGGCGCGGCTCCAGACTTTGGGCGAAGTCGCCGAGGACACCGGGCGCCAGCTCTGCGTCGCGGGTCGTTCGCTCGACCGGATCATCCGGGTGGCCAAGGCGACCGGCTATCTGCGCGACTTCCCCGAGACGATCGACTTCGACACCGCGATGCGGCTGCCGCCCAATCAAGTGATGATCGTCGCGACCGGTGGGCAGGGCGAGCCGCGCGCCGCGCTCAACCGCATCGCCGAGGACACCCACACGCTGAAGCTCCATGCCGGCGACACCGTGGTTTTCTCGTCGCGGCAGATCCCGGGCAACGAGATCGCGATCGGCAAGATCATGAACACGCTGGCCGGCAAGGGCGTAGAGATCATCACCGACCGGCAGGCATTCGTTCACGTGTCGGGCCATCCGGGGCGTCCCGAGCTGGCCGAGATGTATCGCTGGATCCGGCCCGAGATCATCCTGCCGGTGCATGGCGAAGTACGGCACATGCACGAGCAGGCTCGCTTCGCGAAGGAACAGGGGATCCGCCAAGCGATCACCCAGGTCAACGGGGACATCTGGCGGCTCGCACCGGGCAAGCCTCGGCAGGTCGGCCAGGCGCATGCCGGTCGGCTGGTGCTCGACGGCGACGTGATCCTTCCTGCCGACGGCACGACGATCAACGAGCGGCGGCGGATCGCGCTTTACGGGCAGATATCGGTCGCGGTCGCCATCCAGGGTGGGCGGCTCAAGGGAGCGCCGCAGATCCGGGTGCAGGGCGTGCCGGTCGAGGAGGATCGCGACGCGTTCCTCGAAGATGCTGCCGGGGCCGCGGCGGAAGCCGTGAAGAAGGACGGCCGCGACGTGGAGAAATTGCGCGAGAGCCTGCGCCTCGCGGTGCGGCGCGCGGCGGTGCGGTTCACCGGCAAGAAGCCCGTGGTTGACGTGCTGATCGTGGAGCTCTGA
- a CDS encoding DUF1467 family protein: MRWQSMLAIYILFWAFSVFLVLPFGVRTAHEAGAELVPGQAESAPHGFNPGKIALRTTIVATVLFVLFYLNYVNGWVTAEMLDWVHR, translated from the coding sequence ATGCGCTGGCAGTCGATGCTCGCGATCTACATCCTGTTCTGGGCGTTCTCGGTGTTCCTCGTGCTGCCCTTCGGAGTTCGTACCGCGCACGAGGCGGGGGCCGAATTGGTCCCCGGCCAGGCCGAAAGCGCGCCGCATGGATTCAACCCGGGCAAAATCGCACTCCGCACGACGATCGTTGCGACCGTGTTGTTCGTGCTGTTCTATCTCAATTACGTCAATGGCTGGGTGACGGCGGAGATGCTCGACTGGGTCCACCGGTAG
- a CDS encoding coiled-coil domain-containing protein translates to MNGGKPAQAAFVPSNGNEELVLSDMSALPAPLEELGLDEDTDESRSLGWLAPTAASLAVAAWFAGMAWLAWPTIERGMEPVAFIQLIAALCVPPALIGILYLVALRTSRSEARRFGATARKMRAEAAALERVLATISQKVAENHAVLAEHTTGLTMLGERAAERIEGAAGMVERQAQRMDGGIRTFGDAMDQAEKRFEIILTTLPRAHDEMQGLAGRIDAAGLLASQRAAALDTQLTALSERGREADQIAGGAAERLAAHISRMEATSETASVRLEQVTEQMSVAVDAVLDRAAGAVDEARKGIATQGEAILAMLSANQAALDRAGRDSAEALGERMATIEEAIGRVGERLAQEQGRGDTLFAGLSAGVDRLDRELQVLHAAGTDRTQSLAASISALQGSTDAMSEALRTGDQLARKVIGTSEDLLTALDASAREIDETLPEALTRLDSRIVASRKIVSGAKPELLALVTAAESTHDAIEAIADVVSQQRDTLAKTQASLLDTLASGSAQAASLGGIVDDTIETTRRFAETAAPQLVDALISVRETASAAAAHAREALATIVPGAAAALEEASGTALKRAVDSSVRRQMVELADTTEAAVTAAARASERLTQQMLALADTTSRLEARIEEERVDRERADSDNFARRTTLLIEALNSASIDIAKAFSAEVTDSAWAAYLKGDRGVFTRRAVRLLDPGDTREIARLYDTDPAFHEHVNRYIHDFEAMLRHILALRDGSTLGVTLLSSDMGKLYVALAQAIERLRT, encoded by the coding sequence ATGAATGGGGGAAAACCAGCGCAAGCAGCCTTCGTGCCGTCGAACGGCAACGAAGAGCTCGTCCTCTCCGATATGTCGGCGCTTCCGGCGCCGCTGGAGGAACTCGGTCTCGACGAAGATACCGACGAGAGCCGCAGCCTCGGTTGGCTCGCGCCGACCGCCGCATCGCTCGCGGTCGCGGCGTGGTTCGCCGGCATGGCTTGGCTCGCCTGGCCGACGATCGAGCGCGGCATGGAGCCGGTTGCGTTCATTCAGCTGATCGCGGCGCTCTGCGTCCCCCCTGCCCTGATCGGCATTCTCTATCTGGTCGCATTGCGCACCAGCCGGTCCGAAGCGCGCCGTTTCGGCGCCACCGCCCGGAAGATGCGGGCCGAGGCCGCCGCGCTCGAGCGCGTGCTTGCCACGATTTCGCAGAAGGTCGCCGAAAACCACGCCGTGCTCGCCGAGCACACCACCGGCCTGACGATGCTCGGCGAACGCGCGGCCGAGCGGATCGAGGGTGCCGCCGGCATGGTCGAGCGTCAGGCGCAGCGGATGGACGGCGGCATCCGCACCTTCGGCGATGCGATGGACCAGGCTGAGAAGCGCTTCGAGATCATCCTCACCACTCTGCCCAGGGCGCATGACGAAATGCAGGGGCTCGCCGGCCGCATCGATGCCGCCGGGCTGCTCGCCAGCCAGCGCGCTGCCGCGCTCGACACCCAGCTCACTGCGCTTTCCGAACGCGGCCGCGAGGCGGACCAGATCGCCGGCGGCGCCGCCGAGCGCCTCGCCGCGCACATCTCGCGCATGGAAGCCACCAGCGAAACCGCCAGCGTCCGACTCGAGCAGGTCACCGAGCAGATGTCGGTCGCGGTCGACGCAGTGCTCGATCGCGCCGCCGGCGCGGTCGACGAGGCGCGCAAGGGCATCGCTACCCAGGGCGAGGCGATCCTCGCGATGCTCAGCGCCAATCAGGCCGCGCTGGATCGCGCCGGACGCGACAGCGCCGAGGCGCTCGGCGAGCGCATGGCGACGATCGAAGAAGCGATCGGCCGCGTCGGCGAACGCCTCGCGCAAGAGCAGGGCCGCGGCGACACGCTGTTCGCCGGGCTCTCGGCAGGCGTCGACCGGCTCGACCGCGAACTTCAGGTGCTCCATGCCGCCGGCACCGATCGCACCCAGTCGCTCGCCGCCTCGATCAGCGCATTGCAGGGCTCGACCGACGCGATGTCGGAGGCGTTGCGCACCGGCGATCAGCTCGCGCGGAAGGTCATCGGCACGTCGGAAGACTTGCTCACCGCGCTCGACGCCTCCGCCCGTGAGATCGACGAGACCTTGCCAGAGGCGCTCACCCGCCTCGACTCGCGAATCGTCGCGAGCCGCAAGATCGTCTCGGGTGCCAAGCCCGAACTGCTCGCCTTGGTTACCGCCGCCGAGAGCACCCATGACGCGATCGAGGCGATCGCCGACGTCGTCTCGCAGCAGCGCGACACCCTCGCCAAGACCCAGGCCTCGTTGCTCGATACGCTCGCGTCCGGCAGCGCGCAGGCCGCTTCGCTCGGTGGAATCGTCGACGACACGATCGAGACCACCCGCCGCTTCGCCGAAACCGCGGCTCCGCAGCTGGTCGATGCGCTGATCAGCGTGCGCGAGACCGCCAGCGCCGCCGCCGCGCATGCCCGCGAGGCGCTCGCCACGATCGTGCCCGGTGCCGCGGCAGCGCTCGAGGAGGCCAGCGGCACTGCACTCAAGCGTGCGGTTGACAGCAGTGTCCGCCGCCAGATGGTCGAGCTGGCCGACACCACCGAGGCGGCCGTCACCGCGGCGGCGCGTGCGTCCGAACGGCTTACCCAGCAGATGCTCGCGCTCGCCGACACGACGTCGCGGCTCGAGGCACGGATCGAGGAGGAACGCGTCGATCGCGAACGCGCCGACAGCGACAATTTCGCACGGCGCACCACCTTGCTGATCGAGGCGCTCAACTCGGCTTCGATCGACATCGCCAAGGCCTTCTCGGCCGAAGTCACCGACAGCGCCTGGGCGGCCTATCTCAAGGGCGATCGCGGCGTCTTCACCCGCCGCGCGGTCCGTCTGCTCGATCCGGGCGACACCCGCGAAATCGCGCGGCTCTACGACACCGACCCGGCGTTCCACGAGCACGTCAATCGCTATATCCACGATTTCGAAGCGATGCTGCGCCACATCCTCGCGCTGCGCGACGGCTCGACGCTCGGCGTCACCCTACTCTCGTCGGACATGGGTAAGCTCTATGTCGCGCTCGCCCAGGCGATCGAGCGCCTGCGCACCTGA
- a CDS encoding Hpt domain-containing protein encodes MAYDPGAIDATLAAAVGDEPQLIAELRESFLDSVKRCVGAMKSAETPDAWAAAALRLKGLAASFGAVRLMALAAEAVTGPAHDGAVLRRLHRAIDRL; translated from the coding sequence ATGGCATATGACCCGGGTGCAATCGATGCGACGCTGGCGGCGGCGGTGGGCGACGAGCCCCAGCTGATCGCCGAGCTGCGCGAATCCTTCCTCGACAGCGTGAAGCGCTGCGTCGGTGCGATGAAGTCGGCCGAGACGCCCGATGCGTGGGCGGCTGCGGCGTTGCGGCTCAAGGGGCTGGCGGCGAGCTTCGGCGCGGTGCGGCTGATGGCTCTGGCCGCGGAAGCGGTGACCGGGCCGGCGCATGACGGCGCCGTGCTGCGGCGGCTGCACCGGGCGATCGACCGGCTTTAA
- a CDS encoding vWA domain-containing protein produces the protein MFFSFLDELRAAGIPASLKEHLVLLEALDREVIEHTPEAFYYLARATFVKDEGLLDRFDQVFAKVFRGIATNYGVAPAEIPEEWLKAIAEKFLTPEEMAAIQSLGSWDEIMETLKQRLEEQHERHQGGSKWIGTGGTSPFGNGGYNPEGVRIGGEGKHGRALKVWDQREFRNLDSTKELGTRNIKVALRRLRRFAREGAADELDIDATIDGTAKQGWLDVRMRPERHNAVKLLLFLDVGGSMDPFVKLCEELFSAATAEFKNLEFFYFHNCPYEGVWKDNRRRFTERTPTWDVLHKYGHDYKLIFVGDASMSAYEISHPGGSVEHFNEEAGGVWMQRLVNTYPAAIWLNVLPEAHWGYTQSVQLIRGLMQDRMYPLTLAGLDAAMRELSRKR, from the coding sequence ATGTTCTTCTCCTTCCTCGACGAGCTGCGCGCCGCAGGCATCCCGGCGAGCCTCAAGGAGCATCTCGTCCTGCTCGAGGCACTCGACCGCGAGGTGATCGAGCACACCCCCGAGGCATTCTATTATCTCGCCCGCGCCACCTTCGTTAAGGACGAGGGCTTGCTCGATCGCTTCGACCAGGTCTTCGCCAAGGTCTTCCGCGGCATCGCCACCAATTATGGCGTCGCCCCCGCCGAGATCCCCGAGGAATGGCTCAAGGCGATCGCCGAGAAATTCCTCACCCCAGAGGAGATGGCGGCGATCCAGTCGCTCGGCTCATGGGACGAGATAATGGAGACGCTCAAGCAGCGGCTCGAGGAGCAGCACGAGCGGCACCAGGGCGGCAGCAAGTGGATCGGCACCGGCGGCACCTCGCCCTTCGGCAATGGCGGCTACAATCCCGAGGGCGTCCGCATAGGCGGCGAGGGCAAGCACGGCCGCGCGCTCAAGGTCTGGGACCAGCGCGAGTTCAGGAACCTCGACAGCACCAAGGAACTCGGCACCCGCAACATCAAGGTCGCGCTGCGCCGTCTGCGCCGCTTCGCCCGCGAAGGCGCCGCCGACGAGCTCGACATCGACGCGACGATCGACGGCACCGCGAAGCAGGGCTGGCTCGATGTGCGCATGCGCCCCGAGCGCCACAACGCGGTCAAGCTATTGCTCTTCCTCGACGTCGGCGGCTCGATGGACCCATTCGTCAAGCTCTGCGAGGAGCTATTCTCGGCCGCCACCGCCGAGTTCAAGAATCTAGAATTCTTCTACTTCCACAATTGCCCGTACGAAGGCGTGTGGAAGGACAATCGCCGCCGCTTCACCGAGCGCACGCCCACCTGGGACGTGCTCCACAAATATGGCCACGACTATAAACTGATCTTCGTCGGCGATGCCTCGATGAGCGCTTACGAGATCAGCCACCCCGGCGGCTCGGTCGAGCATTTCAACGAGGAGGCGGGCGGCGTCTGGATGCAGCGGCTGGTCAACACCTATCCCGCCGCGATCTGGCTCAACGTCCTTCCCGAAGCACATTGGGGCTACACCCAGTCGGTGCAGCTCATCCGCGGGCTGATGCAGGACCGCATGTACCCGCTGACGCTGGCAGGTCTCGACGCCGCGATGCGCGAGTTGAGCCGAAAGCGGTAG
- a CDS encoding CHAP domain-containing protein, whose protein sequence is MRRSFAFSVLLAAATLAAVPVQAQSLLEYVGQCVPFARAASGIQIYGDAWTWWAQADGRYQRGQKPRIGAVLAFAKSARLPLGHVAVVSRIVEKRVLMVTHANWSRLNGARGHAEQDVTLFDVSPRGDWSQVKVWYRDTNGLGSSIYPAHGFIYGLPDPAAGKAVRPARPAAELSSRQPDYVGSLIDAYAR, encoded by the coding sequence ATGCGTCGTAGCTTCGCGTTCTCAGTCCTGCTCGCCGCCGCCACGCTGGCGGCCGTTCCCGTGCAGGCGCAATCGCTGCTCGAATATGTCGGTCAGTGCGTGCCGTTCGCGCGCGCCGCCTCGGGCATCCAGATATATGGCGACGCGTGGACGTGGTGGGCGCAAGCCGATGGTCGCTATCAGCGCGGGCAGAAACCCCGCATCGGCGCCGTTCTCGCCTTCGCGAAGAGCGCCCGCCTCCCCCTCGGCCATGTCGCGGTAGTCAGCCGCATCGTCGAAAAGCGCGTGCTGATGGTTACCCATGCCAATTGGTCGCGGCTCAACGGCGCGCGTGGCCATGCCGAGCAGGACGTCACGCTGTTTGACGTCTCGCCGCGCGGCGACTGGAGCCAGGTCAAGGTCTGGTACCGCGACACCAATGGGCTCGGCAGCTCGATCTATCCCGCGCACGGCTTCATCTACGGCCTGCCCGATCCGGCCGCCGGCAAGGCAGTCCGCCCCGCCCGCCCCGCGGCCGAACTGAGCAGCCGCCAGCCCGATTATGTCGGCTCGCTGATCGACGCCTATGCCCGCTGA
- a CDS encoding GFA family protein, whose translation MSRYTGRCACGAVTAAIAGDAIQVRQCWCRQCQQIAAGSPTTNAMFATDDLTIHGDLTETSYVAASGNTLTQSFCGKCGTQVMGRSSARPQFRTLRLGFLDVPNDLAPQVAIWTEDAPAWAVIDPKLEVFPRQPPPPPTA comes from the coding sequence ATGAGCCGCTACACCGGACGCTGCGCCTGCGGCGCGGTCACTGCGGCGATCGCGGGCGACGCGATCCAGGTCCGCCAATGCTGGTGCCGCCAATGCCAGCAGATTGCCGCCGGCTCGCCGACCACCAATGCCATGTTCGCCACCGATGACTTGACGATCCACGGCGACCTCACCGAAACTTCCTATGTCGCGGCGAGTGGCAACACGCTCACCCAGAGCTTTTGCGGCAAGTGCGGCACCCAGGTGATGGGCAGATCCTCGGCACGCCCGCAATTCCGCACCTTGCGGCTCGGCTTCCTCGACGTGCCCAACGATCTCGCCCCGCAAGTCGCGATCTGGACCGAGGATGCGCCCGCCTGGGCAGTGATCGACCCCAAGCTCGAAGTGTTCCCCCGCCAGCCACCCCCGCCGCCGACTGCCTGA